The Candidatus Krumholzibacteriota bacterium DNA segment CGAACGGATATCTTTTTCGACATTGCGACAGGACACAGCGCCAGAAAAAGATGCGACCTTTTCCGTAACGAGCTGATATCCCTGGCCCAGGGCGCTCTCTCGCTCGTTGAAACTGATGATTTCTCCATTATCGATGTCGGTGGCCGGGATGTCAAATTTGTCGAATTTGAAAAAAGAAAAGTAAAGAGACTCGACTGGAATCTTGCCTGTGGCTCCTCAACCGGGGCTACGATAGAACTTCTTGGCAGCTATTATGAAGTCGATTTCACCGATCTTGATCCATCGGAACGATGGATAAATGTGACCTGCGGCGTCTTCGGCATGGAGAAGGTGCTCGAACATGTCTCGACAGGCACGGGCGCCGAGGAGGCTGTCGCCATGTTCCTGCATGGGATGGTCCGGAATGTTTACGATTTCGCGGGAAGACCCCCG contains these protein-coding regions:
- a CDS encoding ATPase, whose amino-acid sequence is MLLGDCGSTWTKMLDTGTGRYEIIQTREMVRRTDIFFDIATGHSARKRCDLFRNELISLAQGALSLVETDDFSIIDVGGRDVKFVEFEKRKVKRLDWNLACGSSTGATIELLGSYYEVDFTDLDPSERWINVTCGVFGMEKVLEHVSTGTGAEEAVAMFLHGMVRNVYDFAGRPPVIYLSGGFCENNCFLKTFDSYCNVIPLGRMVPLEGLRSEERLSGNNV